Genomic window (Verrucomicrobiaceae bacterium):
ATGACCAGCGCCCCGAGGCCGAGTTTCGTGAAACGTGGTGAGGGTGAAGCGGCGGGGGATATGATCGGCCCCTACCGTCTTATCGAGGTGCTGGGGGAGGGCGGCTTCGGTATCGTCTGGCGGGCGGAGCAGCGGGAGCCTATCCTGCGGGAGGTGGCGCTGAAGGTGATCAAGGCGGGCATGGACAGCCGAGAGATCATCACGCGCTTTTAGGCGGAGCGGCAGGCGTTGGCGCTGATGGATCATCCCCACATCGCGGCGGTGCTGGATGCGGGGAAGACGGACTCAAGTCGGCTTTACTTTGCAATGGAGATGGTCCGTGGGATGCCGCTCACGGAGCACAGTGATGCGCATCGACTGACGCTGAGGCAGCGGCTGGAGCTTTTCATCCCTGTGTGTCAGGCCGTACAGCATGCGCATCAAAAAGGCGTGCTGCACCGGGATCTGAAGCCGTCCAACATCCTAGTGACCATGGTGGATGGGAAACCCTCGCCCAAGGTGATCGACTTCGGCATCGCCAAGGCTCTGCAGACCGGAGCGGAGGCGGCTGAGGGGCTGAGCTTGCTCCAGACTCAGGGCCTTTCCCTCATCGGCACCCCCCTTTACATGAGCCCTGAGCAGGCGGGACTCTCGGGCCTGGATGTGGACAGCCGCAGTGACATTTACTCACTCGGCGTGGTGCTTTATGAGCTGCTCATCGGCACCACTCCCCTATCCAAAGAGACGCTCCACAAAGCCGCCATCGACGAGGTGCTGCGGCTGATCCGCGAGCAGGACCCACCGAGCCTGGAGCATTGCCTGATGACTCTGGGCAAGCAGACACAGACCGTGGCGGCCCAGCGACAGACGGAAATGCGAAAGCTGGCCTCCCAGGTGCGCGGGGACATCCAGTGGATCGTCCTCAGGGCACTGGAAAAAGACCGCGAGCGCCGCTATGCCAGCGCCAGTGCATTGGCGGAGGACATCCAGCATCATTTGCGGGACGAGCCTGTGAGCGCCGGTCCGCCCGGTGCCGCCTATCGCCTGGGCAAAATGGCCCGCAAGCACAAGGGGCCGCTGGCTGCTGCCGCCTTGGTCATGCTGAGCATGCTTGCAGGCATCGGCTTCACCGTCTGGCAGGCCGTGAGGGCCACCAAAGCAGAGCACCTCGCTGAATCTCGCCTGGGAGATGCGGAGAAAGCCCGCGACTCGGCGGAGGCGCTGGTGACAGAAGGCATCCACGGCATGAGGGGAAAGCTGCTGGCCCTGGGAAAGGTGGAGGCGTTGTCGGATATGGTGAAGGCCGCAGAGTCCTACTTTAAAGCCCTGCCACCCGAGCTGCTGGGGCAGGAGAAGTCCCAACGACATCTCGCCTCCCTCGCTTTGAACCGCGCCACCATCGCCCTAGCTCTTGGAAGGTCCGAAGAGCAAAAGAAGCACGCCGAAGAGTGCCTGAATATCATGGATAGTCTGCTGGCCAAGAATCCCGAGCGAGATGACCTCGCGGACGAGGCCAGCTTCGCCATGCTGAGCCTCTGGTACCTGCACATGGACGCCAGTGACTTCGACGCCCTCCTGCCCATGAGTGATCGGCTCACTCATCGCTGCCAAACATGGCTCAAGACCCACCCAGACACCCTCTGGGCCATGTATTACCAAGTGCTGGCGCAGAACATGGTGGCTCTCTCTCTGGTGCGGGACAAAGGCGAAGCCCTACAGGCGCAGATGCGCTTCATGGCGGCGGTGGAAATCACCAAGCGAATGCGTGCTGTGCATGGTGAGAAAAGCCAAGTGTGCGAAGCAGAGGGTCTCATGCACGCAGGTCAGGCCAAGGTGGCGGAAAGGTTAAAACAGCAAGACATGTCCATCCAGGAGTTCGAAGCCTCCGCCGCCTCCTTTACCAAAGCCATGGAGCTGGGCGGGGACTCCGCCCTGCTGCGGGAGGCACGCTGGAGTGCCGTCTATCGTGCAGGAAGCGGTCTCCGAAGCCGAGGCAAACAGACTCAAAACGCCGCAGAAGATAAACGCGGGGAAGACCTGCTGCTTCAGGCCTTGGAGGGCCGAAGGAAGCTGGTGGAGCTGGAGCCTGGGCGCGGCGAGTGGTGGCGTGACCTCGCCAACAGTCATTCCTCCATGGCATCGCTGCACTACGACCGCAAAAACCTGGAGGCAGAGCTGGCGAGCCGCTTGGAGGAACTGCGCTGCCGTGAGGAGGCCCTTGTTCGCAGCCCGCAGCGGCCTTTGCTCCTCTCAAACCGAGCGAAGACTCGTGATGACTTAGTCGGAGTGCTCCTGCGCCAGTCCGAGCCGCCCGTGGACAAAGCGGTGGAGCACCTGCTCACCAGCCTGCGTGACCTGCGGGCCTCCATCGAGATGAACGCCATGACTCTCGTGCTCAGTAATGATAAAAGTGAGTTCGCTGTGAAGAAGCTGCTGCGACTAGCAGTGACCCTACCCGCCAAAGGTCAAAGCTGGCTGGAGCAGGCCGCCGCGATCCTCGAACCCCTCGCAGGTAAAGTGGAAAAGTTTGATGCTCCAACCAGTCTAGCCCTCATCGCCAAAGCGCAGACCCAGGTGCT
Coding sequences:
- a CDS encoding serine/threonine protein kinase, producing the protein MDHPHIAAVLDAGKTDSSRLYFAMEMVRGMPLTEHSDAHRLTLRQRLELFIPVCQAVQHAHQKGVLHRDLKPSNILVTMVDGKPSPKVIDFGIAKALQTGAEAAEGLSLLQTQGLSLIGTPLYMSPEQAGLSGLDVDSRSDIYSLGVVLYELLIGTTPLSKETLHKAAIDEVLRLIREQDPPSLEHCLMTLGKQTQTVAAQRQTEMRKLASQVRGDIQWIVLRALEKDRERRYASASALAEDIQHHLRDEPVSAGPPGAAYRLGKMARKHKGPLAAAALVMLSMLAGIGFTVWQAVRATKAEHLAESRLGDAEKARDSAEALVTEGIHGMRGKLLALGKVEALSDMVKAAESYFKALPPELLGQEKSQRHLASLALNRATIALALGRSEEQKKHAEECLNIMDSLLAKNPERDDLADEASFAMLSLWYLHMDASDFDALLPMSDRLTHRCQTWLKTHPDTLWAMYYQVLAQNMVALSLVRDKGEALQAQMRFMAAVEITKRMRAVHGEKSQVCEAEGLMHAGQAKVAERLKQQDMSIQEFEASAASFTKAMELGGDSALLREARWSAVYRAGSGLRSRGKQTQNAAEDKRGEDLLLQALEGRRKLVELEPGRGEWWRDLANSHSSMASLHYDRKNLEAELASRLEELRCREEALVRSPQRPLLLSNRAKTRDDLVGVLLRQSEPPVDKAVEHLLTSLRDLRASIEMNAMTLVLSNDKSEFAVKKLLRLAVTLPAKGQSWLEQAAAILEPLAGKVEKFDAPTSLALIAKAQTQVLAALGKEKEAAAAAQKLQAMTAATVSAQGRMEIAEKLRTTAGENHNKAVALSDPTQRQAAHLKVEAEIREVLKLAAVVLAEDPKSLPARKLNGQCLHALAYNLQHQGKVRQRDSVQAFLAAISHFDPEQHATELSESHYACAGSHLDLYEYDAASKHARSSADILEALSGSTTPASEDLFRRTGLAWARHAKAEDLAGRPATALTANDKAIKAHKRAFELLPSNHNRLWDIASAQVENTSILLATKKLPEAQELTQAALRELPTLIEKESKTTQILDFADNKLAKLAGNFITASLYGTAADIQRAVILLRRRAEKLTGHLPDDFEKSAYRSRFSVVKLLHLQKKPQEAEAELQTALTEAEKGGSKLYQAEAQKFASSVLREVGVRDRVEAYARTAHQLAQENDLGWRGTFCTLELVRALEYLGKQEEALPLVQIAWDKVEAKTWPGQHERLRVEVTRRACELHHSLHIRQPNAARLPAAQQWLQRLHDEALRSQPKNEGAWSSVVADASGWMTQLVLDGDAATFRTLRTALLKNTAPFGSAGLQHRTASICLALPADGAELADIVQRAAAAYKNAPQAEKHRYAYTQSLSLIRSGKSAEALKIITPWLGRGNTTDWLMRHALSSLAHRALGDTAAADAELKTISTASDLHQRTLTSPTAGDSILARTLIREASQVQK